One part of the Musa acuminata AAA Group cultivar baxijiao chromosome BXJ1-5, Cavendish_Baxijiao_AAA, whole genome shotgun sequence genome encodes these proteins:
- the LOC135672945 gene encoding calmodulin calcium-dependent NAD kinase-like isoform X1 produces the protein MRDPQPVLVLAESGRVEQLESFPHYVARQMGIEDVNECPNLCKMAHDYLRRTKECEDNLFAFFANDPDHESLYVKLVEELDKCILGYFAFHWNHTTPLIKQVLNADSEQKMKLKNFVMEATRKLRFERVTKDLKVTRVISTLVEEMKAIRIGTHDESHCTDVMVPAAVADRSPVLLLMGGGMGAGKSTVLKEILKEAFWSGAAANTVVVEADAFKETDVIYRAISSRGHHDDMLQTAELVHQSSTDAASSLLVTALNEGRDVIMDGTLSWEPFVQQTIAMARNVHHQQYRMGAGYKVADDGTITENYWEPVEDNQENNKGSTRKPYRIEMVGVVCDAYLAVVRGIRRAIIMGRAVRVKSQLKSHQRFANAFPRYCQLVDNARLYSTNSMGSAKLIGWKDGSSNLLVDPQEIICLEKLSKVNEDANSIYQLYPQEDTSSGSGFIWDDMVMSPTRESIQQELKAAIKRIESPAS, from the exons ATGAGGGATCCGCAGCCGGTGCTTGTGCTGGCCGAGTCCGGGCGGGTGGAGCAGCTGGAAAGCTTCCCCCATTATGTTG CTAGGCAGATGGGGATCGAGGACGTAAATGAGTGTCCTAACCTGTGCAAGATGGCACATGATTACCTAAGGAGAACCAAGGAGTGCGAGGACAATTTATTTGCCTTCTTTGCAAACGACCCAGACCATGAATCGCTGTATGTGAAGCTAGTCGAGGAGCTGGACAAATGCATTCTTGGTTATTTTGCTTTCCACTGGAATCACACCACTCCCCTGATCAAACAG GTATTAAACGCTGATAGCGAACAGAAAATGAAACTCAAGAATTTTGTTATGGAAGCCACAAG GAAACTAAGATTTGAAAGGGTGACAAAAGACCTGAAGGTCACAAGAGTCATATCGACATTGGTGGAGGAGATGAAGGCCATTCGCATTGGAACCCATGATGAATCCCACTGCACTGAtgtgatggttccggcagcagttGCTGATCGGAGCCCTGTTCTTCTTCTGATGGGTGGTGGGATGGGAGCTGGCAAGAGCACTGTGCTCAAGGAAATACTAAAGGA AGCCTTCTGGTCTGGCGCTGCAGCAAACACAGTGGTGGTTGAAGCTGATGCGTTCAAAGAGACGGATGTCATTTATCGAGCTATCAGCTCCAGAGGTCATCATGATGACATGCTCCAGACTGCTGAACTG GTCCATCAGTCATCGACAGACGCAGCTTCCTCTCTACTCGTGACTGCACTGAATGAAGGTCGAGATGTGATCATGGATGGCACTCTCTCCTGGGAACCATTTGTTCAGCAAACCATAGCCATGGCACGGAATGTACATCACCAGCAGTATCGGATGGGAGCTGGATACAAGGTTGCTGATGATGGGACCATCACAGAGAACTACTGGGAACCGGTGGAGGACAACCAAGAGAACAATAAGGGCAGTACAAGGAAGCCTTACAGGATAGAGATGGTTGGAGTTGTTTGTGATGCCTACCTAGCAGTAGTCCGAGGAATCAG GAGAGCTATAATAATGGGTAGAGCAGTTAGAGTAAAATCCCAATTGAAGTCTCACCAAAGGTTTGCTAATGCCTTTCCAAGATATTGTCAACTTGTTGACAATGCCAGGCTCTACTCAACCAACTCCATGGGATCTGCTAAG CTGATAGGTTGGAAGGATGGAAGCAGCAACCTATTGGTAGACCCACAGGAGATCATCTGTCTGGAGAAGCTGAGCAAAGTAAATGAGGATGCTAATTCAATCTATCAACTCTACCCACAGGAAGATACTAGCTCCGGGTCTGGTTTCATTTGGGATGATATGGTGATGTCACCAACAAGAGAATCAATCCAGCAAGAGCTTAAGGCAGCTATTAAAAGGATCGAAAGTCCTGCATCATGA
- the LOC135672946 gene encoding histone H1-like — translation MATEDTATATATAATAIEEPIVDPVPADQPAEEDAPADAAKPAKSKKTKAPKVAKAKKTVAPRKPSAHPPYAEMIKEAITALKERTGSSPYAIGKFIEDKHKAHLPSNFRKILLVQLKKLAAAGKLTKVKSSYKLSTAAHPAPAKPKSAVAPKKSASAPAKPKAKAKTAAAAKPKARTVAAAVKTKSKSAVAKPKVAGKRKSPAKPKSAARPAKARKTTAKEVPGKKAVKTAPRAKTTAATKRVSAAKKPKTVKPAVKKAAAKKAKK, via the exons ATGGCGACCGAGgataccgccaccgccaccgccaccgctgcgACCGCGATTGAAGAGCCCATCGTGGATCCTGTCCCGGCGGACCAGCCGGCTGAGGAGGATGCCCCCGCTGACGCCGCTAAGCCGGCGAAGTCGAAGAAGACGAAGGCCCCCAAGGTGGCCAAGGCTAAGAAGACTGTTGCCCCGAGGAAGCCCTCCGCACACCCGCCCTATGCTGAG ATGATCAAGGAAGCGATCACGGCCCTCAAGGAGAGAACGGGGTCGAGCCCGTACGCGATCGGGAAGTTCATCGAGGACAAGCACAAGGCACACCTTCCGTCCAACTTCCGCAAGATCCTCCTAGTCCAACTGAAGAAGCTTGCCGCCGCCGGGAAGCTTACCAAAGTGAAGAGCTCCTATAAGCTCTCAACTGCCGCTCATCCTGCACCGGCGAAGCCCAAGTCCGCGGTTGCCCCCAAGAAATCGGCCTCCGCCCCGGCGAAGCCCAAGGCTAAAGCGAAGACCGCCGCTGCCGCCAAGCCGAAGGCCAGAACAGTCGCTGCGGCGGTGAAGACCAAATCTAAGTCGGCCGTGGCGAAGCCGAAGGTAGCAGGAAAGCGCAAGTCCCCAGCGAAGCCGAAATCGGCGGCGCGGCCGGCGAAGGCCAGGAAGACCACGGCGAAGGAAGTCCCCGGGAAGAAAGCCGTGAAGACCGCGCCTCGGGCGAAGACCACCGCTGCGACGAAGCGGGTCTCTGCCGCGAAGAAGCCGAAGACCGTGAAGCCGGCTGTCAAGAAGGCGGCGGCTAAGAAGGCGAAGAAGTAG
- the LOC135672945 gene encoding calmodulin calcium-dependent NAD kinase-like isoform X2 — MGIEDVNECPNLCKMAHDYLRRTKECEDNLFAFFANDPDHESLYVKLVEELDKCILGYFAFHWNHTTPLIKQVLNADSEQKMKLKNFVMEATRKLRFERVTKDLKVTRVISTLVEEMKAIRIGTHDESHCTDVMVPAAVADRSPVLLLMGGGMGAGKSTVLKEILKEAFWSGAAANTVVVEADAFKETDVIYRAISSRGHHDDMLQTAELVHQSSTDAASSLLVTALNEGRDVIMDGTLSWEPFVQQTIAMARNVHHQQYRMGAGYKVADDGTITENYWEPVEDNQENNKGSTRKPYRIEMVGVVCDAYLAVVRGIRRAIIMGRAVRVKSQLKSHQRFANAFPRYCQLVDNARLYSTNSMGSAKLIGWKDGSSNLLVDPQEIICLEKLSKVNEDANSIYQLYPQEDTSSGSGFIWDDMVMSPTRESIQQELKAAIKRIESPAS; from the exons ATGGGGATCGAGGACGTAAATGAGTGTCCTAACCTGTGCAAGATGGCACATGATTACCTAAGGAGAACCAAGGAGTGCGAGGACAATTTATTTGCCTTCTTTGCAAACGACCCAGACCATGAATCGCTGTATGTGAAGCTAGTCGAGGAGCTGGACAAATGCATTCTTGGTTATTTTGCTTTCCACTGGAATCACACCACTCCCCTGATCAAACAG GTATTAAACGCTGATAGCGAACAGAAAATGAAACTCAAGAATTTTGTTATGGAAGCCACAAG GAAACTAAGATTTGAAAGGGTGACAAAAGACCTGAAGGTCACAAGAGTCATATCGACATTGGTGGAGGAGATGAAGGCCATTCGCATTGGAACCCATGATGAATCCCACTGCACTGAtgtgatggttccggcagcagttGCTGATCGGAGCCCTGTTCTTCTTCTGATGGGTGGTGGGATGGGAGCTGGCAAGAGCACTGTGCTCAAGGAAATACTAAAGGA AGCCTTCTGGTCTGGCGCTGCAGCAAACACAGTGGTGGTTGAAGCTGATGCGTTCAAAGAGACGGATGTCATTTATCGAGCTATCAGCTCCAGAGGTCATCATGATGACATGCTCCAGACTGCTGAACTG GTCCATCAGTCATCGACAGACGCAGCTTCCTCTCTACTCGTGACTGCACTGAATGAAGGTCGAGATGTGATCATGGATGGCACTCTCTCCTGGGAACCATTTGTTCAGCAAACCATAGCCATGGCACGGAATGTACATCACCAGCAGTATCGGATGGGAGCTGGATACAAGGTTGCTGATGATGGGACCATCACAGAGAACTACTGGGAACCGGTGGAGGACAACCAAGAGAACAATAAGGGCAGTACAAGGAAGCCTTACAGGATAGAGATGGTTGGAGTTGTTTGTGATGCCTACCTAGCAGTAGTCCGAGGAATCAG GAGAGCTATAATAATGGGTAGAGCAGTTAGAGTAAAATCCCAATTGAAGTCTCACCAAAGGTTTGCTAATGCCTTTCCAAGATATTGTCAACTTGTTGACAATGCCAGGCTCTACTCAACCAACTCCATGGGATCTGCTAAG CTGATAGGTTGGAAGGATGGAAGCAGCAACCTATTGGTAGACCCACAGGAGATCATCTGTCTGGAGAAGCTGAGCAAAGTAAATGAGGATGCTAATTCAATCTATCAACTCTACCCACAGGAAGATACTAGCTCCGGGTCTGGTTTCATTTGGGATGATATGGTGATGTCACCAACAAGAGAATCAATCCAGCAAGAGCTTAAGGCAGCTATTAAAAGGATCGAAAGTCCTGCATCATGA